The Corallococcus exiguus genome has a window encoding:
- a CDS encoding DNA-methyltransferase, which yields MSCPSAITDVLSGRIQWCVVHGDSAQVLTALPRRSVDHVLCDPPFSPNVHLLQRRMLRGNSKRAGHEQVGFAPLGFEALTPELRRLCGMHFARVARRWVLVKCDAEGQQAWQAELERAGGRHVRVGIWHKLSAQPQLSGDRPAVAHEAFEIAHVRGERLRWHGGGLHAFWAHAIATDRNGTNSRIHTTQTPVALWLDLVSQFTDPGELVLDPFAGSGSLGVACLRLGRRYLGVERQAHYAESAHEWLAAENRGSTLAAARAGQLGLFSGGAR from the coding sequence ATGAGCTGCCCCAGCGCCATCACCGACGTGCTGTCCGGGCGTATTCAGTGGTGCGTCGTTCACGGAGATTCCGCCCAGGTTCTGACGGCACTTCCTCGTCGCTCTGTGGACCACGTGCTGTGTGATCCTCCCTTCTCGCCCAACGTGCATTTGCTGCAGCGACGCATGCTTCGCGGCAACTCGAAGCGAGCAGGGCATGAGCAGGTGGGCTTTGCGCCCTTGGGTTTTGAGGCGCTCACACCGGAGTTGCGCCGGCTATGCGGCATGCACTTCGCGCGTGTCGCGCGGCGATGGGTCTTGGTGAAGTGCGACGCAGAAGGCCAACAGGCGTGGCAGGCGGAGCTGGAACGCGCGGGTGGGCGTCACGTCCGTGTCGGTATCTGGCACAAGCTCTCCGCCCAGCCGCAGCTCTCCGGTGATAGGCCCGCCGTCGCGCACGAGGCCTTCGAGATTGCCCATGTTCGCGGGGAGCGTCTGCGCTGGCATGGCGGTGGCCTCCATGCCTTCTGGGCGCACGCCATCGCGACGGACCGCAACGGAACCAACTCACGGATCCACACCACGCAGACACCGGTGGCGCTATGGCTCGATTTGGTGTCCCAGTTCACGGACCCTGGCGAGTTGGTGCTGGACCCCTTCGCCGGCAGCGGCAGCCTGGGTGTCGCATGCCTTCGACTGGGCCGACGGTACCTCGGAGTAGAGAGGCAGGCTCACTACGCAGAAAGCGCGCACGAGTGGCTCGCTGCTGAGAATCGCGGCAGCACGTTGGCCGCAGCCCGCGCCGGCCAACTGGGACTCTTCTCAGGCGGTGCGCGGTGA
- a CDS encoding VRR-NUC domain-containing protein → MRWAAQRDDAEPAVVQALQLAGWTVERVSAPGFPDLLCCRRGQVVLLEVKSKGGRMKPAQVELHARLRAAGVVVAIVTTPEEALAAVRGEVTRTALDVPAEKRVRSPRAQVTPAVRRGRAGGAVG, encoded by the coding sequence GTGAGGTGGGCAGCGCAGCGCGACGACGCGGAGCCTGCGGTGGTGCAGGCCCTCCAGCTCGCCGGGTGGACGGTGGAGCGCGTCTCCGCGCCGGGCTTCCCGGATCTGCTGTGCTGCCGACGCGGCCAGGTGGTGCTGCTGGAGGTGAAATCGAAGGGCGGGCGGATGAAGCCCGCCCAGGTGGAGCTCCACGCCCGGTTGCGCGCGGCCGGTGTGGTGGTGGCCATCGTCACCACGCCGGAGGAAGCGTTGGCGGCAGTGCGCGGGGAGGTGACGCGAACGGCGCTGGACGTCCCCGCGGAGAAGCGCGTCCGCTCCCCGAGGGCACAGGTGACGCCCGCAGTGAGGCGGGGCCGGGCGGGTGGCGCTGTCGGGTAG
- a CDS encoding sce7726 family protein → MRDIDVRHAIWEQLRAEHADDDDTRLLDEFGLEHGDVRVDVVVINGEIHGYELKSERDTLTRLPRQVTAYSAALDRATLVVAEGHLAKASALVPEWWGLSIAHSVEGRAVRVEAHRLAARNPEQQMISVARLLWRPEALALLEQAGAARGVRSKPRAFLYERLTECLAPDQLRDQVRAALKARSGWRSAAPRT, encoded by the coding sequence ATGCGTGACATCGACGTTCGCCACGCCATCTGGGAGCAGCTCCGCGCTGAGCATGCCGACGACGATGACACGCGTCTGCTCGACGAGTTCGGCTTGGAACACGGCGACGTCCGCGTTGACGTTGTGGTGATCAACGGAGAGATTCACGGCTACGAGCTCAAGAGCGAGCGCGACACCCTGACACGGCTACCTCGTCAGGTGACGGCCTACAGCGCCGCACTTGACCGCGCGACGTTAGTCGTCGCGGAAGGGCATCTGGCCAAGGCCTCAGCTCTTGTACCGGAGTGGTGGGGATTGAGCATCGCGCACTCGGTGGAGGGACGTGCGGTGCGTGTCGAAGCCCACAGGCTTGCGGCGCGAAATCCGGAGCAGCAAATGATTTCGGTTGCCCGGCTGCTTTGGCGACCTGAGGCCCTCGCGCTGCTTGAGCAGGCCGGAGCCGCGCGGGGCGTGCGTAGCAAGCCCCGCGCGTTCCTTTACGAACGCCTCACGGAGTGCCTTGCGCCTGACCAGTTGCGGGACCAGGTACGAGCGGCACTGAAAGCGCGATCTGGCTGGCGATCTGCCGCACCACGAACGTGA
- a CDS encoding beta family protein, which translates to MPASQVFGSGHYVPILKGKLGEFNALRQLYAPDRAALTPLIEVPPVDWDYDDDQAKKSEAAHLDAVRDKLIKAWGTDRPFFLDLAPAELSPAVVGDPANRHAYTYFFDAARAKGLLPVPVVPINPDAALLAAVLAILAKDQRGVMIRVSRDDLYSPAFVQQLGQVTTWLGLPLAQIDMLIDLEEVDASNVAPYLMALSQVVPQFPNVNAWRTFTLAGCSFPPSLAGVAVGSVVQLPRVEWGLWKSLLGRLPAGARVPTFSDYAVANADLPDIDPRFMSPLHNIRYTIDSEWLVLRGQSVKKQKGPSNATLCQLLMGRPEFCGPLFSEGDKHIVACATAQTGPGNMMTWRQVGTNHHLTFVVRQIASQIALSVPLVPGPATGQAQGTP; encoded by the coding sequence ATGCCGGCTTCGCAGGTCTTTGGCAGTGGTCACTACGTTCCGATTCTCAAGGGAAAGCTGGGGGAGTTCAACGCGCTCCGTCAGCTCTATGCTCCGGATAGGGCAGCACTTACTCCGCTCATCGAGGTTCCCCCGGTCGACTGGGACTACGATGACGATCAGGCCAAGAAGTCCGAGGCGGCTCATCTCGATGCCGTCAGAGATAAGCTCATCAAGGCGTGGGGAACGGACCGCCCTTTCTTCTTGGACTTGGCGCCTGCTGAACTCTCCCCTGCTGTTGTCGGGGACCCTGCCAACCGTCACGCGTACACGTACTTTTTCGATGCCGCGCGCGCGAAGGGGCTGCTCCCTGTTCCGGTGGTGCCCATCAATCCTGATGCGGCGCTGTTGGCTGCCGTACTCGCCATCCTCGCCAAGGATCAGCGCGGCGTCATGATTCGGGTGTCGCGCGACGACCTCTACTCTCCGGCGTTCGTGCAGCAACTCGGCCAAGTCACGACGTGGCTCGGGCTTCCGCTCGCTCAGATTGACATGCTGATCGACTTGGAAGAGGTCGATGCGAGCAATGTTGCTCCGTACCTCATGGCCCTGTCGCAGGTGGTTCCGCAGTTCCCGAATGTGAACGCGTGGCGGACGTTCACGTTGGCAGGCTGCAGCTTTCCCCCGTCGCTCGCCGGGGTTGCTGTGGGCTCCGTGGTTCAGCTCCCGCGCGTCGAATGGGGACTCTGGAAGAGCCTGCTTGGCAGGCTTCCGGCGGGGGCTCGCGTGCCGACCTTCAGTGACTACGCCGTCGCCAATGCCGACCTGCCGGACATCGATCCGCGATTCATGTCGCCGCTCCACAACATCCGGTACACCATCGACAGCGAGTGGCTTGTCCTTCGCGGGCAGAGCGTCAAGAAGCAGAAGGGGCCTTCGAATGCCACCCTCTGTCAACTGTTGATGGGACGTCCCGAGTTCTGTGGCCCTCTGTTTAGCGAGGGCGACAAGCACATCGTCGCCTGCGCCACCGCTCAGACCGGGCCGGGCAACATGATGACGTGGCGGCAGGTGGGGACGAACCACCACCTCACGTTCGTGGTGCGGCAGATCGCCAGCCAGATCGCGCTTTCAGTGCCGCTCGTACCTGGTCCCGCAACTGGTCAGGCGCAAGGCACTCCGTGA
- a CDS encoding DUSAM domain-containing protein: MSQDINWDEVRALAARIESGETLALTPGVRELLLRTAREVAIPEPDAQAAVQDAATATTLLREARARIREGSMRLARTRMQAGDLAKAGDKAGARKLLEDLLAVEVVPLYREQAELELEDLD; this comes from the coding sequence ATGAGCCAGGACATCAACTGGGACGAGGTGCGTGCGCTCGCTGCGCGCATCGAGTCCGGCGAAACACTGGCGCTCACTCCCGGCGTGCGTGAGTTGCTGCTGCGGACTGCGCGTGAGGTGGCCATCCCTGAGCCGGATGCACAGGCCGCCGTCCAGGACGCGGCTACCGCGACCACGCTTCTGCGGGAGGCCCGCGCGCGGATCCGCGAGGGCTCCATGCGACTGGCGCGCACGCGGATGCAGGCTGGTGACCTCGCGAAGGCGGGCGATAAAGCCGGGGCCCGGAAGCTGCTGGAGGACCTGCTCGCCGTGGAGGTGGTGCCCCTCTACCGTGAGCAGGCGGAGCTGGAGTTGGAGGACCTGGACTGA
- a CDS encoding DNA-methyltransferase codes for MKPYFQTDTITLYHGDCRDLLPGPPSESVDVLLTDPPYGMAYEAKGRSGAAIRADGSRQGMRVFRQALTAAGPALKPDVHAFVFCHWASWPDFFDAASSHLRVKGALMWWKARGGMGDCAASFAPDYEVILHATGSKRRRLAGKRHGAVLSGYPPVPNAKRTHPTEKPVNLLAYLLERACPKGGLVLDPFAGSGATLVAAQQLGLRAVGVELEERYCEAAAHRLEAGTALARAA; via the coding sequence GTGAAGCCCTACTTCCAGACCGACACCATCACCCTGTACCACGGCGACTGCCGCGACCTGCTGCCCGGACCCCCGTCCGAATCCGTGGACGTACTGCTCACCGACCCGCCCTATGGGATGGCCTACGAGGCCAAGGGCCGGAGCGGCGCGGCCATCCGCGCGGACGGCTCGCGCCAGGGCATGCGCGTCTTCCGCCAGGCGCTCACCGCGGCTGGCCCCGCGCTGAAGCCAGACGTTCACGCGTTCGTTTTTTGCCACTGGGCGTCGTGGCCTGATTTCTTCGACGCAGCGTCCTCGCACCTCCGCGTCAAGGGCGCGTTGATGTGGTGGAAGGCCAGGGGCGGCATGGGGGACTGCGCCGCCAGCTTCGCGCCGGATTACGAGGTGATCTTGCACGCCACTGGCTCGAAGCGACGCCGCCTCGCCGGAAAGCGGCACGGGGCGGTCCTCTCCGGCTACCCGCCGGTGCCCAACGCGAAGCGAACACACCCCACCGAGAAGCCGGTCAACCTGCTGGCCTACCTGCTCGAGCGCGCGTGCCCCAAGGGAGGCCTCGTCCTCGACCCGTTCGCGGGCTCCGGCGCGACGCTGGTGGCCGCGCAGCAGCTCGGGCTGCGCGCCGTGGGCGTTGAGCTCGAGGAGCGCTACTGCGAGGCCGCCGCTCATCGGCTGGAGGCCGGCACCGCCCTGGCGCGCGCGGCCTGA